The genomic DNA GGGCGCGACGAGCGCGTCGTCGTGTTCGGTGAGGATGTCGGCTTCTTCGGCGGCGTCTTCCGCTGCACCCAGGGCCTGCAGGCCAAATACGGCAAGAGCCGCTGCTTCGATGCGCCGATCAGCGAATCCGGCATCGTCGGCGCGGCGATCGGCATGGCCGCTTATGGGCTGAAACCCTGCGTCGAGGTGCAGTTCGCCGATTATGTTTATCCGGCTTATGATCAGATCGTGTCGGAGGCAGCGCGGCTGCGCTACCGCTCGAACGGCGATTTCACCTGCCCGATCGTGGTGCGCATGCCGACCGGCGGCGGCATTTTCGGCGGCCAGACGCACAGCCAGAGCCCGGAAGCCCTGTTCACGCATGTGTCCGGCCTGAAGACGGTGGTGCCGTCCAACCCGCACGACGCCAAGGGGCTTTTGATCGCGGCAATCGAAGACCCGGACCCGGTGATCTTCCTCGAGCCGAAGCGGCTCTATAACGGCCCCTTCGACGGCCATCACGACCGGCCGGTGACGTCCTGGTCGAAGCATGAGCTCGGCGAGGTCGCCGACGGTCATTACACGATTCCGCTCGGCAAGGCGGCGATCCGCAGGCAGGGTTCGGCGGTCACCGTGCTCGCCTATGGCACCATGGTCTATGTCGCCGAGGCCGCGGCTGCGGAAACCGGCATCGACGCCGAAATCATCGACCTCAGGACGCTTTTGCCGCTCGACCTCGACACGATCGTCGCCTCGGTGAAGAAGACCGGGCGCTGCGTCGTCGTGCATGAGGCGACGCTCACCTCCGGTTTCGGCGCCGAGCTCGTCTCGCTGGTGCAGGAAAACTGCTTCTACCATCTGGAGGCCCCGGTGGCGCGGGTCGCCGGCTGGGATACGCCCTACCCGCATGCGCAGGAGTGGGAGTATTTCCCCGGCCCCGCGCGGGTCGGGCGCGCGCTCGTCGAGACGATTGAAGCTTGAAGAAGGGGGAAGCCTGAGGATGGGCGAATATGTGATCAAGCTTCCCGATGTCGGCGAAGGCGTCGCCGAGGCTGAGCTTGTCGAATGGCACGTCAAGATCGGCGACCTCGTGCGCGAGGATGCGGTCCTGGCCGCCGTCATGACCGACAAGGCCACCGTCGAGATCCCGTCGCCGGTCGATGGCGAGATCCTGTGGCTCGGCGCGGAGATCGGAGACACGGTCGCGATCGGCTCACCGATCGTGCGGCTGAAGGTTGCCGGCGAAGGCAATGTGAAGGCGGACAGCACCGCTAAGGCCGCGCCGAAGGCGCCGGCCAAGCCGGCCGAGGTGAAGGCCGAACCGGTCCCGAGCGCTCCGAAATCGGCGCCGAAGCCGGTGGAGCCGCCAGCGAGGGTGCCGCCTCCGGTCGTCGCGCCGAAGGCACGTCCACCTTCGGTCCCGGGCGCGCCGCGCGCCGAAGGCGAAAAGCCGCTGGCCTCACCCGCTGTGCGCTTGCGCGCCAGGGAAGCCGGCATCGATCTGCGCCAGGTTCCGGGCAGCGGGCCGGCCGGGCGCATCGGCCATGAGGACATCGAGGCCTTCCTGGCGCGGGGTCCGCAGCTTGCCCGCGCAACCGGCCTTGCCCGCAAGGACGGCGTCGAGGACATCAAGATCGTCGGCCTGCGGCGCAAGATCGCCGAGAAGATGGCGCTCGCCAAATCGCGCATCCCGCACATCACCTATGTCGAGGAGATCGACGTCACGGCGCTCGAGGAGCTGCGCGCCACCCTCAACAAGGAGAAGCGACCCGCCAAGGGGACGGAGAGGCCGAAGCTGACGCTGTTGCCTTTCCTGATGCGGGCCATGGTCAAGGCGATCTCCGACCAGCCGAACCTCAACGCCTTGTTCGACGACGAGGCCGGCATCGTCCATCAGCATGAAGGCATCCATATCGGCATTGCCGCGCAGACGCCCAACGGCCTCGTGGTGCCGGTGGTCAAGCATGCCGAGGCGCGCGACCTCTGGGACTGCGCCGCCGAGGTCAACCGTCTCGCGGACGCGGCCAAGTCCGGCACGGCAACGCGTGACGAGCTTTCCGGCTCGACCATCACCATCACCTCGCTCGGCGCCATGGGCGGCGTGGCGACGACGCCCGTCATCAACTATCCGGAAGTGGCGATCGTCGGCGTCAACAAGATGATGGTGCGGCCGGTGTGGGACGGCACGCAATTCATTCCCCGCAAGATGATGAACCTGTCGTCCAGCTTCGACCATCGCGTCATCGACGGCTGGGACGCCGCGGTGTTCGTGCAGCGCATCAAGACGCTGCTGGAAACGCCGGCGCTGATTTTCGTGGATTGAGGGGATGAGGTCGATCTTGAACGGCGCGGCGCCGGAATGTGGGCTCCCCCTTCTCCCCTTGTGGGAGAAGGTGTCGCCGAAGGCGACGGATGAGGGGTGCTCCAGGGAGAGCCAGCGTCTCACTCGGCTGGAACACCCCTCATCCGTCTCGGCGCTAACGCGCCGATCCACCTTCTCCCACAAGGGGAGAAGGAAAAGGCGCGCCGCCGCCCTCGCCGCAAAAAGGATGCAGCTGTCATGAAAGAGATCTCCTGCAAGCTGCTCGTCATCGGCGCCGGTCCCGGCGGCTATGTCTGCGCCATCCGCGCCGGCCAGCTCGGCGTCGACACGGTGATCGTCGAGGTCGGCAAGCCGGGCGGCACCTGCCTCAATGTCGGCTGCATCCCGTCCAAGGCGCTCATCCATGCCGCGGAGGAGTTCGACAAGGTCGCGCATATGGCCGGCGGCAAGGATCCGCTTGGCATCAAGGTCGGCGCGCCGACACTCGATCTGACCAGGACGGTCTTCTGGAAGGACGGTATTGTTAGCCGGCTGAACAGCGGGGTCGCCGGACTGCTCAAGAAGGCAGGGGTCAAGACAGTGCATGGCTGGGCGACGTTCCGCGACGGCAAGACCGTCGAGGTCGAGACCGAGACCGGAAGCCAGGTGATCCGCGCCGAGACGGTGGTGATCGCCACCGGCTCGGCGCCGGTCGAATTGCCGTTCCTGCCTTTCGGCGGCCCGGTGATCTCGTCGACCGAGGCGCTGGCGCTGAGCGAAGTGCCGAAGAAGCTCGCCGTCGTCGGCGGTGGCTATATCGGGCTGGAGCTTGGCATGGCGTTCGCCAAGATGGGCGCCAAGGTGACCGTGGTCGAAGCCCTGCCGCGCGTGCTTGCGCAATATGATGCAGAATTGACCCGGCCGGTGCTGAAGCGGCTCAGCGAGCTCGGCGTCGAAGTGATGACGGGCGCCAAGGCCAAGGGGCTGTCGACCCAGGGGCAGATGGGCAAGGGCGATGCGTTGCTGGTCGAGACGGCCGACGGCAAGAACGCCAAGGTCGCCGCCGACAGGATCCTGGTCACGGTCGGCCGCAAGCCGCTGACCGAAGGCTGGGGGCTGGAGCAGATCGACCTCGACAGGTCGGGAAAATTCATCCGCATCGACGATCAGTGCCGTACTTCGATGCGCGGCATCCATGCCATCGGCGACGTCAC from Mesorhizobium sp. M1E.F.Ca.ET.045.02.1.1 includes the following:
- a CDS encoding dihydrolipoamide acetyltransferase family protein — protein: MGEYVIKLPDVGEGVAEAELVEWHVKIGDLVREDAVLAAVMTDKATVEIPSPVDGEILWLGAEIGDTVAIGSPIVRLKVAGEGNVKADSTAKAAPKAPAKPAEVKAEPVPSAPKSAPKPVEPPARVPPPVVAPKARPPSVPGAPRAEGEKPLASPAVRLRAREAGIDLRQVPGSGPAGRIGHEDIEAFLARGPQLARATGLARKDGVEDIKIVGLRRKIAEKMALAKSRIPHITYVEEIDVTALEELRATLNKEKRPAKGTERPKLTLLPFLMRAMVKAISDQPNLNALFDDEAGIVHQHEGIHIGIAAQTPNGLVVPVVKHAEARDLWDCAAEVNRLADAAKSGTATRDELSGSTITITSLGAMGGVATTPVINYPEVAIVGVNKMMVRPVWDGTQFIPRKMMNLSSSFDHRVIDGWDAAVFVQRIKTLLETPALIFVD
- a CDS encoding alpha-ketoacid dehydrogenase subunit beta; this translates as MPRRTMIEAIRDAMDVSMGRDERVVVFGEDVGFFGGVFRCTQGLQAKYGKSRCFDAPISESGIVGAAIGMAAYGLKPCVEVQFADYVYPAYDQIVSEAARLRYRSNGDFTCPIVVRMPTGGGIFGGQTHSQSPEALFTHVSGLKTVVPSNPHDAKGLLIAAIEDPDPVIFLEPKRLYNGPFDGHHDRPVTSWSKHELGEVADGHYTIPLGKAAIRRQGSAVTVLAYGTMVYVAEAAAAETGIDAEIIDLRTLLPLDLDTIVASVKKTGRCVVVHEATLTSGFGAELVSLVQENCFYHLEAPVARVAGWDTPYPHAQEWEYFPGPARVGRALVETIEA
- the lpdA gene encoding dihydrolipoyl dehydrogenase, translating into MKEISCKLLVIGAGPGGYVCAIRAGQLGVDTVIVEVGKPGGTCLNVGCIPSKALIHAAEEFDKVAHMAGGKDPLGIKVGAPTLDLTRTVFWKDGIVSRLNSGVAGLLKKAGVKTVHGWATFRDGKTVEVETETGSQVIRAETVVIATGSAPVELPFLPFGGPVISSTEALALSEVPKKLAVVGGGYIGLELGMAFAKMGAKVTVVEALPRVLAQYDAELTRPVLKRLSELGVEVMTGAKAKGLSTQGQMGKGDALLVETADGKNAKVAADRILVTVGRKPLTEGWGLEQIDLDRSGKFIRIDDQCRTSMRGIHAIGDVTGEPMLAHRAMAQGEMVAEIVAGHKRSWDKRAIPAICFTDPELVTAGLSPEEAKALGGEIKIGQFPFAANGRAMTRQGEDGFVRVVARADNHLVLGIQAVGQGVSELSAAFGLALEMGARLEDIAGTIHAHPTQGEGFQEAALKALGHALHI